The proteins below are encoded in one region of Kogia breviceps isolate mKogBre1 chromosome 8, mKogBre1 haplotype 1, whole genome shotgun sequence:
- the RALGDS gene encoding ral guanine nucleotide dissociation stimulator isoform X7, giving the protein MMVDCQSSAQEIGEELVNGVIYSVSLRKVQVHHGASKGQRWLGYENESALNLYETCKVRSVKAGTLEKLVEHLVPAFQGSDLSYVTIFLCTYRAFTTTQRVLDLLFQRYGRCDALTASSRYGCILPYSSEDGGPQDQLKNAVSSILGTWLDQYSEDFCEPPDFPCLKQLVAYVQLNMPGSDLERRARLLLAQLERTELTQAEPEALAPALKPTAALEPVPAPALAPRPVPGPDLEPALAPAPAPAPEPSWPSPVAAENGLSEEKPHLLAFPPDLVAEQFTFMDAELFKKVVPYHCLGCIWSQRDKRGKEHLAPTVRATVAQFNSVANCVITTCLGDRSATARARARVVEHWIEVARECRVLKNFSSLYAILSALQSNSIHRLKKTWEEVSRDSLRIFQKLSEIFSDENNYSLSRELLIKEGTSKFATLEMNPKRAQRRPKEVLSQGVIQGTVPYLGTFLTDLVMLDTAMKDYLYGRLINFEKRRKEFEVIAQIKLLQSACNNYSIAPEEHFRAWFQAMERLSEADGYTLSCELEPPSESASNTLKVKKNTAIVKRWSDRQAPSTELSTGTSCHSKSCDQLRCGPYLSSGDIADALSVHSAGSSSSDVEEINMSFVPESPDGQEKKFWECASQSSPETSGISSASSSTSSSSASTTPVAATRTHKRSVSGVCGHSSSLPVYNQQVGDRCIIRVSLDVDNGNMYKSILVTSQDKAPAVIRKAMDKHNLDQDEPQDYELVQVLSGDRKLKIPDNANVFYAMNSTANYDFVLKKRTFTKGAKVRHGASSTLPRMKQKGLKIAKGIF; this is encoded by the exons AGCTCCGCGCAGGAGATTGGCGAGGAGCTGGTCAACGGCGTCATCTACTCCGTCTCCCTGCGCAAGGTTCAGGTGCACCACGGCGCCAGCAAGGGCCAGCGCTGGCTCGGG TATGAAAACGAGTCGGCCCTGAACCTGTATGAGACCTGCAAGGTGCGGAGCGTGAAGGCAGGCACGCTGGAGAAGCTGGTGGAGCACCTGGTGCCCGCCTTCCAGGGCAGCGACCTCTCCTATGTCACCATCTTCCTGTGCACCTACCGAGCCTTCACCACCACCCAGCGGGTCCTGGACCTGCTGTTCCAAAG GTACGGTAGATGTGACGCCCTCACGGCCTCCTCTAGATATGGGTGCATCCTCCCTTATTCCAGCGAGGACGGCGGACCTCAGGACCAACTGAAAAA TGCCGTCTCCTCCATCCTGGGCACCTGGCTGGACCAGTACTCCGAGGACTTCTGTGAGCCCCCGGACTTCCCCTGCCTCAAGCAGCTGGTGGCCTACGTGCAGCTCAACATGCCCGGCTCCGACCTGGAGCGCCGGGCCCGCCTTCTCCTGGCCCAGCTGGAGCGCACGGAGCTCACCCAGGCAGAGCCGGAGG CTCTGGCTCCAGCTCTGAAGCCAACTGCGGCCCTCGAGCCAGTGCCGGCTCCAGCTCTAGCACCCAGGCCGGTGCCAGGTCCAGACCTCGAGCCAGCTCTGGCACCAGCACCAGCTCCGGCCCCAGAGCCTTCCTGGCCTTCGCCTGTAGCTGCAGAGAACGGGCTGAGTGAGGAGAAGCCTCACCTCCTGGCGTTCCCGCCCGACCTGGTGGCGGAACAGTTCACGTTCATGGATGCG GAGCTGTTCAAGAAGGTGGTGCCCTACCACTGCCTGGGCTGCATCTGGTCGCAGCGGGACAAGAGGGGCAAGGAGCACCTGGCTCCCACCGTCCGTGCCACCGTCGCCCAGTTCAACAGCGTGGCCAACTGCGTCATCACCACCTGCCTCGGGGACCGGAGCGCGACGGCCCGCGCCAGGGCCAGGGTGGTGGAGCACTGGATCGAGGTGGCCAGG GAGTGCCGGGTCCTCAAGAACTTTTCGTCCCTCTACGCCATCCTCTCTGCTCTGCAGAGCAACTCCATCCACCGGCTGAAGAAGACGTGGGAAGAAGTTTCCAG ggACAGCCTCCGCATCTTTCAGAAGCTGTCGGAGATTTTCTCCGACGAGAACAACTACTCCCTAAGCAGAGAGCTGCTCATCAAG GAGGGGACCTCCAAGTTTGCCACCCTGGAGATGAACCCCAAGAGAGCCCAGAGGCGGCCGAAGGAGGTG TTGTCACAGGGTGTCATCCAGGGCACCGTTCCCTACCTGGGCACGTTCCTCACAGACCTGGTGATGCTGGACACCGCAATGAAGGACTATCTGTAT GGGAGACTGATCAACTTcgagaagaggaggaag GAGTTCGAAGTGATCGCGCAGATCAAGCTGCTCCAGTCGGCCTGCAACAATTACAGCATCGCACCCGAAGAGCACTTTCGGGCCTGGTTCCAGGCTATGGAGCGGCTCAGTGAGGCTGACGG CTACACGTTGTCGTGTGAGCTGGAGCCCCCTTCCGAGTCGGCCAGCAACACCCTCAAGGTCAAGAAGAACACGGCCATCGTCAAGCGCTGGAGCGA CCGCCAGGCCCCCAGCACGGAGCTCAGTACCGGCACCAGCTGCCACTCCAAGTCCTGTGACCAGCTCAGGTGCGGCCCCTACCTCAGCAGCGGGGACATTGCCGACGCGCTCAGTGTCCACTCGGCCGGCTCCTCCAGCTCCGACGTGGAGGAGATCAACATGAGCTTTGTCCCAGAGTCCCCTGACGGCCAGGAGAAGAAG TTCTGGGAGTGCGCCTCCCAGTCGTCCCCGGAGACCTCCGGCATCAGCTCGGCCTCCAGCAGCACCTCGTCCTCCTCGGCCTCCACCACGCCCGTGGCCGCCACGCGCACCCACAAGCGCTCCGTGTCAGGGGTCTGCGGCCACAGCTCCTCGCTGCCCGTCTACAACCAGCAGGTGGGCGACCGCTGCATCATCCGGGTGAGCCTGGACGTGGACAACGGCAACATGTACAAGAGCATCCTG GTGACCAGCCAAGACAAGGCTCCAGCTGTGATCCGCAAAGCCATGGACAAACACAACCTCGACCAGGATGAGCCCCAAGACTACGAGCTGGTGCAGGTTCTTTCGGGCGATCGGA AGCTGAAGATCCCCGACAACGCCAATGTGTTCTACGCCATGAACTCTACTGCCAACTATGACTTTGTCCTAAAGAAACGGACCTTCACCAAGGGGGCAAAGGTCAGGCACGGAGCCAGCTCTACCCTCCCCCGCATGAAGCAGAAGGGACTCAAGATTGCCAAGGGCATCTTCTAA
- the RALGDS gene encoding ral guanine nucleotide dissociation stimulator isoform X8: protein MMVDCQSSAQEIGEELVNGVIYSVSLRKVQVHHGASKGQRWLGYENESALNLYETCKVRSVKAGTLEKLVEHLVPAFQGSDLSYVTIFLCTYRAFTTTQRVLDLLFQRYGCILPYSSEDGGPQDQLKNAVSSILGTWLDQYSEDFCEPPDFPCLKQLVAYVQLNMPGSDLERRARLLLAQLERTELTQAEPEALAPALKPTAALEPVPAPALAPRPVPGPDLEPALAPAPAPAPEPSWPSPVAAENGLSEEKPHLLAFPPDLVAEQFTFMDAELFKKVVPYHCLGCIWSQRDKRGKEHLAPTVRATVAQFNSVANCVITTCLGDRSATARARARVVEHWIEVARECRVLKNFSSLYAILSALQSNSIHRLKKTWEEVSRDSLRIFQKLSEIFSDENNYSLSRELLIKEGTSKFATLEMNPKRAQRRPKEVLSQGVIQGTVPYLGTFLTDLVMLDTAMKDYLYGRLINFEKRRKEFEVIAQIKLLQSACNNYSIAPEEHFRAWFQAMERLSEADGYTLSCELEPPSESASNTLKVKKNTAIVKRWSDRQAPSTELSTGTSCHSKSCDQLRCGPYLSSGDIADALSVHSAGSSSSDVEEINMSFVPESPDGQEKKFWECASQSSPETSGISSASSSTSSSSASTTPVAATRTHKRSVSGVCGHSSSLPVYNQQVGDRCIIRVSLDVDNGNMYKSILVTSQDKAPAVIRKAMDKHNLDQDEPQDYELVQVLSGDRKLKIPDNANVFYAMNSTANYDFVLKKRTFTKGAKVRHGASSTLPRMKQKGLKIAKGIF from the exons AGCTCCGCGCAGGAGATTGGCGAGGAGCTGGTCAACGGCGTCATCTACTCCGTCTCCCTGCGCAAGGTTCAGGTGCACCACGGCGCCAGCAAGGGCCAGCGCTGGCTCGGG TATGAAAACGAGTCGGCCCTGAACCTGTATGAGACCTGCAAGGTGCGGAGCGTGAAGGCAGGCACGCTGGAGAAGCTGGTGGAGCACCTGGTGCCCGCCTTCCAGGGCAGCGACCTCTCCTATGTCACCATCTTCCTGTGCACCTACCGAGCCTTCACCACCACCCAGCGGGTCCTGGACCTGCTGTTCCAAAG ATATGGGTGCATCCTCCCTTATTCCAGCGAGGACGGCGGACCTCAGGACCAACTGAAAAA TGCCGTCTCCTCCATCCTGGGCACCTGGCTGGACCAGTACTCCGAGGACTTCTGTGAGCCCCCGGACTTCCCCTGCCTCAAGCAGCTGGTGGCCTACGTGCAGCTCAACATGCCCGGCTCCGACCTGGAGCGCCGGGCCCGCCTTCTCCTGGCCCAGCTGGAGCGCACGGAGCTCACCCAGGCAGAGCCGGAGG CTCTGGCTCCAGCTCTGAAGCCAACTGCGGCCCTCGAGCCAGTGCCGGCTCCAGCTCTAGCACCCAGGCCGGTGCCAGGTCCAGACCTCGAGCCAGCTCTGGCACCAGCACCAGCTCCGGCCCCAGAGCCTTCCTGGCCTTCGCCTGTAGCTGCAGAGAACGGGCTGAGTGAGGAGAAGCCTCACCTCCTGGCGTTCCCGCCCGACCTGGTGGCGGAACAGTTCACGTTCATGGATGCG GAGCTGTTCAAGAAGGTGGTGCCCTACCACTGCCTGGGCTGCATCTGGTCGCAGCGGGACAAGAGGGGCAAGGAGCACCTGGCTCCCACCGTCCGTGCCACCGTCGCCCAGTTCAACAGCGTGGCCAACTGCGTCATCACCACCTGCCTCGGGGACCGGAGCGCGACGGCCCGCGCCAGGGCCAGGGTGGTGGAGCACTGGATCGAGGTGGCCAGG GAGTGCCGGGTCCTCAAGAACTTTTCGTCCCTCTACGCCATCCTCTCTGCTCTGCAGAGCAACTCCATCCACCGGCTGAAGAAGACGTGGGAAGAAGTTTCCAG ggACAGCCTCCGCATCTTTCAGAAGCTGTCGGAGATTTTCTCCGACGAGAACAACTACTCCCTAAGCAGAGAGCTGCTCATCAAG GAGGGGACCTCCAAGTTTGCCACCCTGGAGATGAACCCCAAGAGAGCCCAGAGGCGGCCGAAGGAGGTG TTGTCACAGGGTGTCATCCAGGGCACCGTTCCCTACCTGGGCACGTTCCTCACAGACCTGGTGATGCTGGACACCGCAATGAAGGACTATCTGTAT GGGAGACTGATCAACTTcgagaagaggaggaag GAGTTCGAAGTGATCGCGCAGATCAAGCTGCTCCAGTCGGCCTGCAACAATTACAGCATCGCACCCGAAGAGCACTTTCGGGCCTGGTTCCAGGCTATGGAGCGGCTCAGTGAGGCTGACGG CTACACGTTGTCGTGTGAGCTGGAGCCCCCTTCCGAGTCGGCCAGCAACACCCTCAAGGTCAAGAAGAACACGGCCATCGTCAAGCGCTGGAGCGA CCGCCAGGCCCCCAGCACGGAGCTCAGTACCGGCACCAGCTGCCACTCCAAGTCCTGTGACCAGCTCAGGTGCGGCCCCTACCTCAGCAGCGGGGACATTGCCGACGCGCTCAGTGTCCACTCGGCCGGCTCCTCCAGCTCCGACGTGGAGGAGATCAACATGAGCTTTGTCCCAGAGTCCCCTGACGGCCAGGAGAAGAAG TTCTGGGAGTGCGCCTCCCAGTCGTCCCCGGAGACCTCCGGCATCAGCTCGGCCTCCAGCAGCACCTCGTCCTCCTCGGCCTCCACCACGCCCGTGGCCGCCACGCGCACCCACAAGCGCTCCGTGTCAGGGGTCTGCGGCCACAGCTCCTCGCTGCCCGTCTACAACCAGCAGGTGGGCGACCGCTGCATCATCCGGGTGAGCCTGGACGTGGACAACGGCAACATGTACAAGAGCATCCTG GTGACCAGCCAAGACAAGGCTCCAGCTGTGATCCGCAAAGCCATGGACAAACACAACCTCGACCAGGATGAGCCCCAAGACTACGAGCTGGTGCAGGTTCTTTCGGGCGATCGGA AGCTGAAGATCCCCGACAACGCCAATGTGTTCTACGCCATGAACTCTACTGCCAACTATGACTTTGTCCTAAAGAAACGGACCTTCACCAAGGGGGCAAAGGTCAGGCACGGAGCCAGCTCTACCCTCCCCCGCATGAAGCAGAAGGGACTCAAGATTGCCAAGGGCATCTTCTAA
- the RALGDS gene encoding ral guanine nucleotide dissociation stimulator isoform X5 has product MVQRMWAEAAGPAGGAEPLFPGSRRSRSVWDAVRLEVGGPDSCPVVLHSFTQLDPDLPRLESSAQEIGEELVNGVIYSVSLRKVQVHHGASKGQRWLGYENESALNLYETCKVRSVKAGTLEKLVEHLVPAFQGSDLSYVTIFLCTYRAFTTTQRVLDLLFQSRYGRCDALTASSRYGCILPYSSEDGGPQDQLKNAVSSILGTWLDQYSEDFCEPPDFPCLKQLVAYVQLNMPGSDLERRARLLLAQLERTELTQAEPEALAPALKPTAALEPVPAPALAPRPVPGPDLEPALAPAPAPAPEPSWPSPVAAENGLSEEKPHLLAFPPDLVAEQFTFMDAELFKKVVPYHCLGCIWSQRDKRGKEHLAPTVRATVAQFNSVANCVITTCLGDRSATARARARVVEHWIEVARECRVLKNFSSLYAILSALQSNSIHRLKKTWEEVSRDSLRIFQKLSEIFSDENNYSLSRELLIKEGTSKFATLEMNPKRAQRRPKEVLSQGVIQGTVPYLGTFLTDLVMLDTAMKDYLYGRLINFEKRRKEFEVIAQIKLLQSACNNYSIAPEEHFRAWFQAMERLSEADGYTLSCELEPPSESASNTLKVKKNTAIVKRWSDRQAPSTELSTGTSCHSKSCDQLRCGPYLSSGDIADALSVHSAGSSSSDVEEINMSFVPESPDGQEKKFWECASQSSPETSGISSASSSTSSSSASTTPVAATRTHKRSVSGVCGHSSSLPVYNQQVGDRCIIRVSLDVDNGNMYKSILVTSQDKAPAVIRKAMDKHNLDQDEPQDYELVQVLSGDRIHFLALYNPKP; this is encoded by the exons AGCTCCGCGCAGGAGATTGGCGAGGAGCTGGTCAACGGCGTCATCTACTCCGTCTCCCTGCGCAAGGTTCAGGTGCACCACGGCGCCAGCAAGGGCCAGCGCTGGCTCGGG TATGAAAACGAGTCGGCCCTGAACCTGTATGAGACCTGCAAGGTGCGGAGCGTGAAGGCAGGCACGCTGGAGAAGCTGGTGGAGCACCTGGTGCCCGCCTTCCAGGGCAGCGACCTCTCCTATGTCACCATCTTCCTGTGCACCTACCGAGCCTTCACCACCACCCAGCGGGTCCTGGACCTGCTGTTCCAAAG CAGGTACGGTAGATGTGACGCCCTCACGGCCTCCTCTAGATATGGGTGCATCCTCCCTTATTCCAGCGAGGACGGCGGACCTCAGGACCAACTGAAAAA TGCCGTCTCCTCCATCCTGGGCACCTGGCTGGACCAGTACTCCGAGGACTTCTGTGAGCCCCCGGACTTCCCCTGCCTCAAGCAGCTGGTGGCCTACGTGCAGCTCAACATGCCCGGCTCCGACCTGGAGCGCCGGGCCCGCCTTCTCCTGGCCCAGCTGGAGCGCACGGAGCTCACCCAGGCAGAGCCGGAGG CTCTGGCTCCAGCTCTGAAGCCAACTGCGGCCCTCGAGCCAGTGCCGGCTCCAGCTCTAGCACCCAGGCCGGTGCCAGGTCCAGACCTCGAGCCAGCTCTGGCACCAGCACCAGCTCCGGCCCCAGAGCCTTCCTGGCCTTCGCCTGTAGCTGCAGAGAACGGGCTGAGTGAGGAGAAGCCTCACCTCCTGGCGTTCCCGCCCGACCTGGTGGCGGAACAGTTCACGTTCATGGATGCG GAGCTGTTCAAGAAGGTGGTGCCCTACCACTGCCTGGGCTGCATCTGGTCGCAGCGGGACAAGAGGGGCAAGGAGCACCTGGCTCCCACCGTCCGTGCCACCGTCGCCCAGTTCAACAGCGTGGCCAACTGCGTCATCACCACCTGCCTCGGGGACCGGAGCGCGACGGCCCGCGCCAGGGCCAGGGTGGTGGAGCACTGGATCGAGGTGGCCAGG GAGTGCCGGGTCCTCAAGAACTTTTCGTCCCTCTACGCCATCCTCTCTGCTCTGCAGAGCAACTCCATCCACCGGCTGAAGAAGACGTGGGAAGAAGTTTCCAG ggACAGCCTCCGCATCTTTCAGAAGCTGTCGGAGATTTTCTCCGACGAGAACAACTACTCCCTAAGCAGAGAGCTGCTCATCAAG GAGGGGACCTCCAAGTTTGCCACCCTGGAGATGAACCCCAAGAGAGCCCAGAGGCGGCCGAAGGAGGTG TTGTCACAGGGTGTCATCCAGGGCACCGTTCCCTACCTGGGCACGTTCCTCACAGACCTGGTGATGCTGGACACCGCAATGAAGGACTATCTGTAT GGGAGACTGATCAACTTcgagaagaggaggaag GAGTTCGAAGTGATCGCGCAGATCAAGCTGCTCCAGTCGGCCTGCAACAATTACAGCATCGCACCCGAAGAGCACTTTCGGGCCTGGTTCCAGGCTATGGAGCGGCTCAGTGAGGCTGACGG CTACACGTTGTCGTGTGAGCTGGAGCCCCCTTCCGAGTCGGCCAGCAACACCCTCAAGGTCAAGAAGAACACGGCCATCGTCAAGCGCTGGAGCGA CCGCCAGGCCCCCAGCACGGAGCTCAGTACCGGCACCAGCTGCCACTCCAAGTCCTGTGACCAGCTCAGGTGCGGCCCCTACCTCAGCAGCGGGGACATTGCCGACGCGCTCAGTGTCCACTCGGCCGGCTCCTCCAGCTCCGACGTGGAGGAGATCAACATGAGCTTTGTCCCAGAGTCCCCTGACGGCCAGGAGAAGAAG TTCTGGGAGTGCGCCTCCCAGTCGTCCCCGGAGACCTCCGGCATCAGCTCGGCCTCCAGCAGCACCTCGTCCTCCTCGGCCTCCACCACGCCCGTGGCCGCCACGCGCACCCACAAGCGCTCCGTGTCAGGGGTCTGCGGCCACAGCTCCTCGCTGCCCGTCTACAACCAGCAGGTGGGCGACCGCTGCATCATCCGGGTGAGCCTGGACGTGGACAACGGCAACATGTACAAGAGCATCCTG GTGACCAGCCAAGACAAGGCTCCAGCTGTGATCCGCAAAGCCATGGACAAACACAACCTCGACCAGGATGAGCCCCAAGACTACGAGCTGGTGCAGGTTCTTTCGGGCGATCGGA
- the RALGDS gene encoding ral guanine nucleotide dissociation stimulator isoform X1, translated as MVQRMWAEAAGPAGGAEPLFPGSRRSRSVWDAVRLEVGGPDSCPVVLHSFTQLDPDLPRLESSAQEIGEELVNGVIYSVSLRKVQVHHGASKGQRWLGYENESALNLYETCKVRSVKAGTLEKLVEHLVPAFQGSDLSYVTIFLCTYRAFTTTQRVLDLLFQSRYGRCDALTASSRYGCILPYSSEDGGPQDQLKNAVSSILGTWLDQYSEDFCEPPDFPCLKQLVAYVQLNMPGSDLERRARLLLAQLERTELTQAEPEALAPALKPTAALEPVPAPALAPRPVPGPDLEPALAPAPAPAPEPSWPSPVAAENGLSEEKPHLLAFPPDLVAEQFTFMDAELFKKVVPYHCLGCIWSQRDKRGKEHLAPTVRATVAQFNSVANCVITTCLGDRSATARARARVVEHWIEVARECRVLKNFSSLYAILSALQSNSIHRLKKTWEEVSRDSLRIFQKLSEIFSDENNYSLSRELLIKEGTSKFATLEMNPKRAQRRPKEVLSQGVIQGTVPYLGTFLTDLVMLDTAMKDYLYGRLINFEKRRKEFEVIAQIKLLQSACNNYSIAPEEHFRAWFQAMERLSEADGYTLSCELEPPSESASNTLKVKKNTAIVKRWSDRQAPSTELSTGTSCHSKSCDQLRCGPYLSSGDIADALSVHSAGSSSSDVEEINMSFVPESPDGQEKKFWECASQSSPETSGISSASSSTSSSSASTTPVAATRTHKRSVSGVCGHSSSLPVYNQQVGDRCIIRVSLDVDNGNMYKSILVTSQDKAPAVIRKAMDKHNLDQDEPQDYELVQVLSGDRKLKIPDNANVFYAMNSTANYDFVLKKRTFTKGAKVRHGASSTLPRMKQKGLKIAKGIF; from the exons AGCTCCGCGCAGGAGATTGGCGAGGAGCTGGTCAACGGCGTCATCTACTCCGTCTCCCTGCGCAAGGTTCAGGTGCACCACGGCGCCAGCAAGGGCCAGCGCTGGCTCGGG TATGAAAACGAGTCGGCCCTGAACCTGTATGAGACCTGCAAGGTGCGGAGCGTGAAGGCAGGCACGCTGGAGAAGCTGGTGGAGCACCTGGTGCCCGCCTTCCAGGGCAGCGACCTCTCCTATGTCACCATCTTCCTGTGCACCTACCGAGCCTTCACCACCACCCAGCGGGTCCTGGACCTGCTGTTCCAAAG CAGGTACGGTAGATGTGACGCCCTCACGGCCTCCTCTAGATATGGGTGCATCCTCCCTTATTCCAGCGAGGACGGCGGACCTCAGGACCAACTGAAAAA TGCCGTCTCCTCCATCCTGGGCACCTGGCTGGACCAGTACTCCGAGGACTTCTGTGAGCCCCCGGACTTCCCCTGCCTCAAGCAGCTGGTGGCCTACGTGCAGCTCAACATGCCCGGCTCCGACCTGGAGCGCCGGGCCCGCCTTCTCCTGGCCCAGCTGGAGCGCACGGAGCTCACCCAGGCAGAGCCGGAGG CTCTGGCTCCAGCTCTGAAGCCAACTGCGGCCCTCGAGCCAGTGCCGGCTCCAGCTCTAGCACCCAGGCCGGTGCCAGGTCCAGACCTCGAGCCAGCTCTGGCACCAGCACCAGCTCCGGCCCCAGAGCCTTCCTGGCCTTCGCCTGTAGCTGCAGAGAACGGGCTGAGTGAGGAGAAGCCTCACCTCCTGGCGTTCCCGCCCGACCTGGTGGCGGAACAGTTCACGTTCATGGATGCG GAGCTGTTCAAGAAGGTGGTGCCCTACCACTGCCTGGGCTGCATCTGGTCGCAGCGGGACAAGAGGGGCAAGGAGCACCTGGCTCCCACCGTCCGTGCCACCGTCGCCCAGTTCAACAGCGTGGCCAACTGCGTCATCACCACCTGCCTCGGGGACCGGAGCGCGACGGCCCGCGCCAGGGCCAGGGTGGTGGAGCACTGGATCGAGGTGGCCAGG GAGTGCCGGGTCCTCAAGAACTTTTCGTCCCTCTACGCCATCCTCTCTGCTCTGCAGAGCAACTCCATCCACCGGCTGAAGAAGACGTGGGAAGAAGTTTCCAG ggACAGCCTCCGCATCTTTCAGAAGCTGTCGGAGATTTTCTCCGACGAGAACAACTACTCCCTAAGCAGAGAGCTGCTCATCAAG GAGGGGACCTCCAAGTTTGCCACCCTGGAGATGAACCCCAAGAGAGCCCAGAGGCGGCCGAAGGAGGTG TTGTCACAGGGTGTCATCCAGGGCACCGTTCCCTACCTGGGCACGTTCCTCACAGACCTGGTGATGCTGGACACCGCAATGAAGGACTATCTGTAT GGGAGACTGATCAACTTcgagaagaggaggaag GAGTTCGAAGTGATCGCGCAGATCAAGCTGCTCCAGTCGGCCTGCAACAATTACAGCATCGCACCCGAAGAGCACTTTCGGGCCTGGTTCCAGGCTATGGAGCGGCTCAGTGAGGCTGACGG CTACACGTTGTCGTGTGAGCTGGAGCCCCCTTCCGAGTCGGCCAGCAACACCCTCAAGGTCAAGAAGAACACGGCCATCGTCAAGCGCTGGAGCGA CCGCCAGGCCCCCAGCACGGAGCTCAGTACCGGCACCAGCTGCCACTCCAAGTCCTGTGACCAGCTCAGGTGCGGCCCCTACCTCAGCAGCGGGGACATTGCCGACGCGCTCAGTGTCCACTCGGCCGGCTCCTCCAGCTCCGACGTGGAGGAGATCAACATGAGCTTTGTCCCAGAGTCCCCTGACGGCCAGGAGAAGAAG TTCTGGGAGTGCGCCTCCCAGTCGTCCCCGGAGACCTCCGGCATCAGCTCGGCCTCCAGCAGCACCTCGTCCTCCTCGGCCTCCACCACGCCCGTGGCCGCCACGCGCACCCACAAGCGCTCCGTGTCAGGGGTCTGCGGCCACAGCTCCTCGCTGCCCGTCTACAACCAGCAGGTGGGCGACCGCTGCATCATCCGGGTGAGCCTGGACGTGGACAACGGCAACATGTACAAGAGCATCCTG GTGACCAGCCAAGACAAGGCTCCAGCTGTGATCCGCAAAGCCATGGACAAACACAACCTCGACCAGGATGAGCCCCAAGACTACGAGCTGGTGCAGGTTCTTTCGGGCGATCGGA AGCTGAAGATCCCCGACAACGCCAATGTGTTCTACGCCATGAACTCTACTGCCAACTATGACTTTGTCCTAAAGAAACGGACCTTCACCAAGGGGGCAAAGGTCAGGCACGGAGCCAGCTCTACCCTCCCCCGCATGAAGCAGAAGGGACTCAAGATTGCCAAGGGCATCTTCTAA